Proteins from one Cryptomeria japonica chromosome 4, Sugi_1.0, whole genome shotgun sequence genomic window:
- the LOC131874786 gene encoding uncharacterized protein LOC131874786, which translates to MGICFSCQVTHPTAKLILDDGGLKEFSEPVKVAEVLRERPDFFVSHSDSMDFDQYLIALSLENQLQVGHLYFLLPREKLQNPLPSSEMATMAVKAAAALQQKHKKNSRRMCRRSKIKPEVEHNMEGFNHLKESPSFRGTTVGDFRDLWKMKLSPVPEAFDY; encoded by the coding sequence ATGGGCATCTGTTTTTCTTGCCAAGTAACTCACCCGACCGCCAAGCTGATATTAGATGATGGCGGGCTAAAGGAATTTTCGGAGCCTGTAAAAGTAGCAGAAGTTTTGAGAGAGAGACCAGATTTTTTCGTATCCCATTCTGATTCTATGGATTTTGATCAGTATTTGATCGCTCTTTCTTTAGAGAATCAATTGCAAGTGGGTCACCTCTATTTTCTTCTGCCTCGGGAAAAATTGCAAAATCCCCTGCCCTCTTCAGAAATGGCTACCATGGCCGTAAAAGCTGCTGCTGCACTGCAACAAAAGCACAAGAAGAATAGCCGCAGAATGTGCCGGCGCAGTAAAATAAAGCCTGAGGTGGAGCATAACATGGAAGGATTCAATCATTTGAAGGAATCCCCATCATTCAGAGGAACCACGGTTGGGGATTTCAGGGACTTGTGGAAAATGAAGCTCAGCCCAGTACCGGAAGCCTTTGATTACTGA